Proteins from one Planctomyces sp. SH-PL62 genomic window:
- a CDS encoding helix-turn-helix domain-containing protein — protein sequence MKKVFTTGQVAKICKVAPRTVSKWFDSGRLRGYRIPGSQDRRIPREHLLRFLKEHGMPLGDLEAEVYNKILVVGADAPLQAVLRDHLREGDDFRIETAASGFEAGIRAESFHPDCIIIDMALGRIEAGQIAQNLRKSPDHQSTILLALTSDEPGEEIFSLGFNDGFKKPFDGALLAERIRRLISQKKSEEP from the coding sequence ATGAAAAAGGTGTTTACAACCGGCCAGGTCGCGAAGATTTGCAAAGTCGCGCCTAGGACCGTGAGCAAGTGGTTCGATTCCGGACGCTTGCGAGGATATCGCATCCCCGGCTCTCAGGATCGCCGGATTCCGCGGGAGCACCTCCTGCGGTTCCTCAAGGAGCATGGAATGCCCTTGGGCGATCTCGAGGCCGAGGTCTACAATAAGATCCTGGTCGTCGGGGCCGACGCCCCGCTCCAGGCCGTTCTCCGGGATCACCTCCGCGAAGGCGACGATTTCCGGATCGAGACTGCTGCGTCGGGCTTTGAAGCCGGCATCCGCGCCGAAAGCTTCCATCCCGATTGCATCATCATCGATATGGCCCTCGGTCGGATCGAGGCCGGGCAGATCGCGCAGAACCTGCGCAAGAGCCCGGACCATCAGTCGACCATCCTCCTGGCCTTGACCAGCGACGAGCCCGGCGAGGAGATCTTCTCGCTCGGATTCAACGACGGGTTCAAGAAGCCGTTCGACGGCGCCCTGCTCGCCGAGCGGATCCGTAGGCTGATCTCGCAGAAGAAGTCCGAAGAGCCCTGA
- a CDS encoding ArnT family glycosyltransferase, whose product MSPNPTPHRRLGLAAGLLAALLTLATLRGPGLTIDEPLDVRPGRDYVALLQRAGWRFFERANVDALFRDNAEHPPLGRWLLGIASKALEPFEAWIFGPDPTGLYVLSGRVAPALAFAVLVGLIAAEAARRWGAAAGIASAWTLLVMPRVFGHAHLAALDTFLGLFWTLALLAAARAVDARRPLPVMLAAGVLWGLALLTKIHAWFLVPLILAWALIRLRPAKALGLVSAWGAVGVLVFVAGWPWLWYETFPRWGAFWGTGVVRASIRVEYFGRIWADRDVPWHYPWLYFAVTVPILLHVMGAVGVARGWRERREDPFPALLIASVLLFLLLFSMRVPVYDGERLFLLVFPAWAMLAGFGFAAAWRRWGAFRAGRAALVGLMLGQAYGAASMHPFGLSYYNLLVGGLPGAERLGLEPTYWGDAVDRLLLDELARRVEPGEVVALAPTLYPGQGVATTTAALVRRDVVIRDESAVPEADWILVSRRRAYWSPELVQRLADPSARRVASRGRQGVWLSGLWKFPRTQRPSPDASVRAVDRIDEDRRGSLVDPGPKNQERPTSRD is encoded by the coding sequence GTGAGCCCGAACCCGACGCCGCACCGGCGTCTCGGCCTGGCCGCCGGCCTCCTCGCGGCCCTCCTGACGCTCGCCACCCTCCGCGGGCCGGGCCTGACGATCGACGAACCGCTCGACGTCCGTCCAGGACGAGACTACGTCGCCCTGCTGCAACGGGCCGGTTGGCGGTTCTTCGAGCGGGCTAACGTCGACGCGCTCTTCCGCGACAATGCCGAGCATCCGCCGCTGGGCCGCTGGCTGCTGGGGATCGCCTCGAAGGCCCTGGAGCCGTTTGAAGCCTGGATCTTCGGGCCCGACCCGACCGGGCTCTACGTCCTGTCGGGTCGAGTCGCCCCCGCCCTGGCCTTCGCGGTCCTCGTCGGCCTGATCGCCGCCGAGGCCGCCCGGCGATGGGGGGCCGCGGCGGGGATCGCGTCGGCCTGGACCCTCCTCGTCATGCCCCGCGTCTTCGGCCACGCCCACCTGGCGGCCCTCGACACGTTCCTCGGCCTCTTCTGGACCCTCGCGCTTCTGGCCGCCGCGCGGGCCGTCGACGCCCGGAGGCCCCTCCCCGTGATGCTCGCCGCCGGCGTCCTCTGGGGACTGGCCCTGCTGACCAAGATCCACGCGTGGTTCCTGGTTCCGCTTATTCTGGCCTGGGCCTTGATCCGTTTGCGGCCCGCGAAGGCCCTGGGCTTGGTGTCGGCCTGGGGGGCCGTGGGCGTGCTGGTCTTCGTGGCGGGCTGGCCCTGGCTCTGGTACGAAACGTTCCCGCGCTGGGGGGCGTTCTGGGGGACGGGCGTCGTCCGGGCGTCGATCCGGGTCGAGTACTTCGGGCGGATCTGGGCCGACCGCGACGTCCCCTGGCATTACCCCTGGCTCTATTTCGCCGTGACCGTCCCGATTCTGCTGCACGTTATGGGCGCGGTCGGCGTCGCTCGGGGCTGGCGGGAAAGACGCGAGGACCCATTCCCCGCACTTCTCATCGCGTCGGTGCTGCTGTTCCTGCTCCTGTTCAGCATGCGGGTCCCGGTGTACGACGGCGAGCGGCTCTTCCTGCTCGTCTTCCCGGCGTGGGCGATGCTCGCGGGCTTCGGTTTCGCCGCCGCATGGCGACGTTGGGGGGCTTTCCGCGCGGGCCGCGCGGCGCTCGTCGGGCTGATGCTCGGTCAAGCCTACGGGGCGGCGTCCATGCACCCGTTCGGTCTCAGCTACTACAACCTGCTGGTCGGCGGCCTCCCCGGGGCCGAGCGGCTGGGCCTGGAGCCGACTTACTGGGGGGACGCCGTCGACCGCCTCTTGCTCGACGAGCTGGCGCGACGGGTCGAGCCCGGCGAGGTGGTCGCGCTCGCTCCCACGCTCTACCCCGGCCAGGGCGTCGCCACGACCACCGCCGCGCTGGTGCGTCGGGACGTCGTGATCCGCGACGAGTCGGCCGTCCCGGAGGCCGACTGGATCCTCGTCTCCCGACGCCGCGCTTACTGGAGTCCCGAACTGGTCCAACGTCTGGCCGATCCCTCGGCCCGGAGGGTCGCCTCGAGAGGCCGTCAGGGCGTGTGGCTGTCCGGCCTCTGGAAATTTCCCAGGACCCAGCGCCCGTCCCCTGACGCCTCGGTTCGCGCCGTTGATCGGATCGACGAAGACCGCCGCGGGAGCCTCGTCGATCCGGGTCCGAAGAATCAGGAGCGACCCACTAGCCGCGATTAG